The stretch of DNA CGGATTGCTCTTCATCTTGAGCTTAGATTATTACTAGACAGTGATTAGTTTGTAATTCTCCTAGAACATAAATATCTCAAGCTCAGAGATTGGTTTATCAACTTACCATAGATTTGTGTTCGGAACcgatttgattatatttattgGATTGTAATAGTGATTTTTATCAGATGGAACTTGcaaaaaaccgttaaaaaattaaaatgttcaGATAGATCACAGTAAATCATAATAAGTTTCCTTCCTATTTCCGTCTTACAGCCTTTCGATGTTGGAAATGTGACAACGCTTTGACGTTTGAAGATTGCACCAACAGAGGACAAAGTGTAGAATGCGATGGCGAGAATGTGagtgtttttatcaaaatatatattttaaaatttttgaataattccaTTGTTctcacaatatatttttatcgctGTCCATTCGGATAAACGGGGCCGTGATTGTCCATTTTGATTATATATGCTATATGCTAAAACATTATCACAGTATTTGACGCAAATTATTTGGTTGTTGTTGGCGCaaataatattagaaaaaaaGAGGCAACAGATCTATCAAGATAAAGTCGTTGAGATTTATTTCATAATACAACCTTTTTTGTATCAACTAAGTACATTGATCTTGAGAACtaacagaaaaaatattttcaacctctgtttcacttttatttcaACATCAGTGGTCGACAAACTGTTTGTACTGTTGTACTAAGTATACTCGTTTTCAGTAGCGTGCGGGCCGCATTGATTCCCGCCTATAAATAAACAATCACCACATTTCAAACTTCCCGACTCACCAGAAACTCCTATTCTCCTATTGTGTTCGAAGCCGGTCTCAATGAAACGTTTATTTAGCCGTTTCTCATTTattatcacaaatatatattgtttttatatactTTTCATCAATGTGAAGGATTATGTTAATTCATTGTTATGGGCTTGATGACCAAAGCTATAGAATTAACTGACAAGTTTGTTGGTTATATCACTCAAATAGATTTTCAATAATgctcaaaaaaatattttggaaaagTTTGTTTGCGGGTTGCATAAGACTGACGGTCCACAGTTTGACGGACCCTACTTTACATTGATTTGTATATGACGcggttttattcaaaatatctaCATAATAACATTTCAAATAAACATTTGCGATATGACATTTCGGCCTAAACGCACGAGTGTTGCAAAGAGGTATACCATTCAGTTTCATTAGAATATATCAGACAAGTTTACTCGTTTCACGATGGACCACGATGTTTTGTGAACGCCTCAAaacgtatatttaattttagtcATTGCCtccatatataaattatttgttcAGATAATTATAAGCCTGTTGCCTTGAAGTACTCGTAAAATTTGTGTTCTTTAAAAGGGCGGGTGCTTCACCGAAATCAGATTTAACGTGGGTTTAATTCCACCAATCAGACTCACAACAAGATGCAAACAAGGCAATGAATGCAGCAAAAACGAATATCGGGTAAGATGTTTTTCAtgacattaaataaaatttttgtgtcAACAAAATATTATAGGTATTAacaaaataacacgttttttcTCTCAACGCATTTCACAGATTACCTATTTCATAAttagttttaattttgtttaaattcattACATTATgcatttaatttcaatttaaataaaataaactcaaacTCGACATCTTTTCTATGAGTTTTGTCATGATAATTAATATCTAGTAGCTAcactttattttattgcataCCAGGCAATGTATCAACACAATGCCATTGAATTATGAAGCCCTAATTCTCGCAAAATTTCGACAAGCTTAATTGAGATCGAGACCGAGGTGCTACCAACTCTATTTGTCCTGATGCTTGGGATACAActcaattaaatattcaaaattattatcgTAATAACTGAGTAATATAATTATGCAAGTATCCATACAAACCTGAATATTTAACGATCATTCGTCCGTCCTTTTCATAAACCCGATTGGCTTGCAAACGCACACAACTACTTTTTACTTCAATTCTGCCACCTATGGCCGGCCTTTTGTGATATATTTCTTGTTCTTACTCTTTTCAATATGCTTAAGAAAACGGACCACTAGGGcgttttttctcattttgttttctttaacagctgtgttttccgttcaatataaatgataaaatatacgTGCTTTTAAATATTCATCATACAATCAAATTAGGAAGGAGTAGTactaaaaaattgatttttaacagaatgtaAAAGATTGCAAGTCTAGAAACCCGATCTGCAGATGTTGCTGCGTGGGAGAAGATTGTAATAAACCGGAATTGCGAATTGCCAAGTAAGTATTCAAGCTTAATTCTTGTCCGTGTACTTCACCACTCACTTTATGGTCAACAATAGACGATATTTCTGTAACACCTGGTTAAATTATAACTCGCAAAACTGTAAAGTAAATTTAATCGATTTCGGAACAATCGAATACAAGTATTTTCATGTAATTAACAGAATAGTGATTTAtaactttatttattcatgtaAATATCTTCTAGTTCAGCATACCCGGATTGTCGACCATTGAAATTCcgagaaaatatgaatatattttaaacccCTTTTTATAAATCGTTCCACCCAATCTCTCCAATCAAAGTCTTGAACAATTGATCATCTAGTATCAACGTATTTAATGGCTTGATTCATAGGTTATCCCAGTGCCGTCCGTGTCGGATAAATACTTTCGAGAAGTAGAACCTGCTAATAACACATTCCATagagctaaaatattaatatatatttaactccTTTTTATAAAGCGTTTCAcccaatttttttaatcaagGTCCTGAACAAAAGATCAACCAGACAAAAGAAACTATTTAAAGGAACCGGAATCTCTACTGTTTCGATAAGgatcaaataaatttatatcttccaaaaataaaaattgagtatAACATATAACTATTATTCGAGTGATTTAGTATGCAAAGATGTCATACAAACGATTAGCTTCTTCCTGTGGaatgcgctctgccagccctttcaaGGTGCCATAGTCGCTACGTACATACAATAAACCATAATACATACATAAAAGCGAGCTACAGGTTGAGAATTCGTTAAGCAAtgtattgttacttatcgatctttagatcggtaagtaagttgatgggtatttgtctgtttgtctgtctgtttgtctgttagatgcacgcgatatctcacgaaagcgtggttaaatctgctccaaattttgcatgtgcattcatcatatcacggaccaaaagcctatggatgaattatgtcgtataattagagagtttttaattaattagtgatgggacacgcggtgtcactatagagtcatgaattgaacccgcagtttcgatcgataagtcttcggtctccgaacgatattctcgttcatgtattgtcacaaaataaaaGAGGCGTTTGCAAAAATAGGCCCGTCTAGACAGACGGTTCTTGTCGTGTTGAAATGGCTTGGGATTTCTATAGCAAAAACTTTAAGTGCTAAAGCGGGAAAGTTTCCATCATATTGCTTAGCGCTTGAAAAAAGTAATGACATCAAGTCTACTGCTAATCATGCAGAAagttaatgatgattttgaaattaccaAAAAGCCTTCAGCCATCGTCCCAATTAAGGGCATCACTACAAGCATTATTTGTGGGGATCTGcgatgaaaatgaaaaagcgtCTTGGCTTGTTTTTGGCACAACTTTCGGGAATAACGATGATGGGGACATTCAATGGTTGGAAAACAAAAGTTTTATTGTTAATAATTGTGCTAATAATTGTGTGAGAGTTTGGCGTgagggtattgtttgttttttcattaacttgtAGTCATTGTAGCAATACTAAAACGCTACCATGTTAAATGGCCCGCGcacttgaaaataaattaaatgtgGCCTTCGGTCAAAAgagttggacgaccctgatGTAGACCCTCGATGCCAGCAGCAGGCCAGACAGTTACGGGGAAAAAAGTTCAATGGCTCAAGAGACCTGACGCAAGCAGAAAATGTATCGATACCAGCAGTCGGTCAAAAAAAAAAGCTGTAGTGAAATAAGGAGAGTGGAAATCAGCGAGCAGAAGGGAAGAGGTTAGGAAGGAGTAAAGTGGAATGCAAAATAAGTAGAAATCAGCGACCCCGTACCTTGGTAGTTTACGtagaaataattaaaatgttGGAGTGAACAGAACGAGAAAAAAGTAAGCAATCACACACTGTCCGTAGAAATAAACTCGCAGCAGTTcaagtaaaataataaaaacatatttaaagaTGCTTGAGAGAAATacaaaaagcttataaaatGATGTTAAAGATGCTTGAGTTAAAATACAAATCCATGATACAGCCCGCAAGCAGTTCAAAAATGTTCAagttaaataataaaaagatgaaGATACAAAAGCAGCGACCCCAAATTAGGATTATATAGAAGCAGCGGCTGTACCCACCACAACCAGCCAGCCAgtcataaataaaaatgtactcTATTAGATATACATAAAGAATATAGCCATGGATATCAAGCCAGTAATCACACAAAGTTACTGCTAGTTCCATGCGACATTACATTAAAATAGTTCATTTGCTGCGAAATCTGTGTCAATATATATGTTGTTctgaaatcatttattttgttgtttcaaattatttacatATAACATTCCTCTATTCCATTCAGACTTTTGATTTCGAGGGATAAAAAACTTCAACAGAATTGAATTCTGTGCTTGAAGATGTAGCACGCATCTTAGTTCCATAattaacttacaaataactcgCCCACAATTGCTTTTTTCAAGCGTGTTACAGCTTTTTAACTGATCGTGGTCCGAAGGGCGCGTGTAGAGGTCGTTGCAGCATTCGATTGTGGTACCGATACTCAAATCAGGGAAGAAGAATAACACTCCGTCATGGTGGCTAACAGATTGAAATGGTAATTTGCGAGGTTTAATATAAGTCACCAAACACAATCTGGTTTCAGGTCGAATAGATCAGCATTGGACAATATTATCAGTCAGCACGAGGATCTTTCAAGCAAGCGACACGTTATTGCAgtgtttattgatattgaaaaagctTACGATATGTTTTGGCGTGAAGGACTAATTTATAAACTTCATAATCTTGGAATAAAGGGTCGAATCTTATCTTAAATAAAGTCATTTTCATCAAACCAGTCTCTACAAGTATGGGTTGGATctaattattctaaaaatattcCTTGACATCCAGAACATTTGATTATGATTGCGCCATTTGCTGATGATTGGTTTAAAAATCAACGAACTTGTATCGGATATGCAAATGTCATTAATAAATCAAACTAGATAGCGATTGTCGACTTTTCGATCTTCCGCATGTAACCGCTACACATCGCAGACAGGGCATTGTTACGCACCCAATAGTTCGCACCGACAAAAGTTACTTGAtccccccaaaacagaaactgcagttttgaTTTCCTCGCTCTTACTGAATAGCGACGCCGCGTGTCCCATTACTAAtgaattaataactcgctaattatacggcataattcatcccaaatcaataggctcctgttccgagatatgatgaatgcagatgcaatttggagcagattcaacctcgctttcgtgagatatcgcgtaacatacgaaagtgtctaacagacatacagacaaatacttatcaacatactttCCGATCAAGATAGTAATCAGTTCATTGTGTCATGCATCGGGATCTAACATATCGGTGACAAAATCGCGTGCTGTATTGTTTAAAAGATCACGTGCGCCTCCACCATTACATCCATACATTGGTGGACAGGACTTGTCAGTTAAACTCCAATATATATACCTTGGCGTTATATTcgacaacaagagagctatgctcaaatatatggacacgtagagtcatataattttgatgacgtcaaagcaaaaaaaaaagtaatagccttctggagaaaatttttatctttaaccactaaaaatttcaaagcaattggtccagtattcgaagagaaaagcgactttttaaaaacgtgtcaagcggtactgagttagcagtcaggcagcatcttacctgtacactgtaggccatatacggtaattgatcacagaacagttgttcccttgcaaattttatgttgtttacactttaggacagataattgatcacagaacaattcttccctttcaaattttatgttgtttccagtagactctcatcaaaataaacaaatatagtaggctacaagtgctacaacgcttgcattactgcactggtaggaccgtgaaagaataagttacggtaatttcattgtggtaagacaccggtaccggcaccagtaccagtatcgtacttacgtactgagctaccagtaccggttagcagtcagccagcatcttacctgtacactgtaggacatatacggtaattgatcacagaacagttgttcccttgcaaatttta from Styela clava chromosome 14, kaStyClav1.hap1.2, whole genome shotgun sequence encodes:
- the LOC120341220 gene encoding ly6/PLAUR domain-containing protein 6B-like; amino-acid sequence: MLKSTLTLFVLFICSVDISKAFRCWKCDNALTFEDCTNRGQSVECDGENGGCFTEIRFNVGLIPPIRLTTRCKQGNECSKNEYRNVKDCKSRNPICRCCCVGEDCNKPELRIAK